A genomic segment from Mycobacteriales bacterium encodes:
- a CDS encoding cupredoxin domain-containing protein — protein sequence MRRLLPCLPVLLLATACSGGASRAPLASGTGPVAVEIRDYAFGPAAATVRAGTPVTWTEHDPDIEGAGAHSVVADDGAFASAPRLAAGAAFTWTPPAPGTYAYHCGIHNYMTGTLTVV from the coding sequence GTGCGCCGCCTGCTGCCCTGCCTGCCCGTCCTCCTGCTCGCCACCGCCTGCTCGGGCGGCGCCTCCCGCGCGCCGCTCGCCAGCGGGACCGGGCCGGTCGCGGTCGAGATCCGCGACTACGCGTTCGGCCCCGCCGCCGCCACCGTCCGCGCCGGGACGCCGGTCACCTGGACCGAGCACGACCCCGACATCGAGGGCGCCGGCGCGCACTCCGTCGTCGCCGACGACGGCGCGTTCGCCTCGGCGCCGCGCCTCGCCGCCGGCGCGGCGTTCACCTGGACGCCGCCCGCGCCGGGGACGTACGCGTACCACTGCGGCATCCACAACTACATGACCGGGACGCTCACGGTCGTGTGA